From the Methanoculleus caldifontis genome, the window GGATTAAGAGTCCGTCGCTCTGCCGAACTAAGCTACAGGCCCATGCATCTGACCTAGTAGTATAGCACGGGGAGGGTTATAAAGTTTACTGACTGCCCCCGAAAATCACCGGAATGGAATCCCTTAATACCATGAGAAGTTACACCATTGTACGCATGCCTGAGGCGGTCCAGAACGTTTCGAAGGAACGTATCAAATACATTATTCTTGGCTGCGGGAGCACCGGCTACAACGTCGCGGAGGAGCTCGAGCAGGAGAGCGAAGACCTCATCATCGTCGATAAAGACGAGAAACGGGTGGAGGATCTCCGCGACCAGAAGTACGAAGCGCTCGTCCGCGACCTCCGCGACCCGAACTTCATGGAGGGGCTGCCTGTCCCGGAGATAGCGTTCATCCTCGCGAACGACCGTGAAGCCAACCTGACCGCGCTCAAGACGGTCAAGAACCGCTACCCGGCAACATACGTCATCGCCCGCGCGACCGACCCGGTCAGTGTCGACCTTCTCCAGCAGGAGGGCGCCGATATCGTCCTCTATCCGCAGGAGGTGGTGGCCCGGACCGCCATCCACCACATCCGGAAACTCCACTCGTCCCGGCTCGCCCTGCGGCTCTACGACATGCTTGCCGCCTGGGAGGGGACGCTCTGCATCGTCACCCACTTAAACCCCGACCCCGACTCGATCTCGAGCGCGATGGCGCTCTCGATGATCGCGAGGCACGCGAGCCACAACAAACTCAGCTGCCGGATCCTCTATGAAGGGGATATCGGGCACCAGGAGAACCGGGCGTTCATCAACCTTCTTGAGATCAAGATGGAGCGGCTCACCCCCCAGATCCTCTCCGAGTGCAACTACGTCGCCCTGGTCGACTCGTCCGCACCCGGCGTGAACAACGAGCTCCCCAAGACCGCCCGGGTCAACATCATCATCGACCACCACAAGAACGGCGAGCATCCTTCGGCCGTCGCCGACTTCGTCGACATCCGGCCGGGGGTCGGCGCCACGGCGAGCATCCTGACCCAGTACCTGATGGAGCTCGATATCCCGGTGAACAAGTCGGTGGCGACCGCCCTCCTCTACGGCATCCGGGCGGACACCCGGGACTTCAAGAGAAACGTCACCCCGCAGGACCTCAACTACGCGGCGTTCCTCCTCCCGCTGACCGACTCGGACCTCCTCGACAAGATCACGTCTCCTTCCATCTCGCAGGAGACCGTGGAGATCATCGGGAACGCCATCCGGAACCGGCGGCTCAAGAGCGGTTACCTCTTCTCGAGCGTGGGCTATATCCGGAACCGGGACGCTCTCCCGCAGGCGGCCGACATGCTGATCCACCTGGAGGGCGTGAACACGGCCCTGGTCTACGGCATCAGCGATCAGAACATCGTCATCTCAGGCCGAAACAAGGATATCCGGCTCCACCTCGGCAACGTGATGGCCGAGGCTTTCGGACCGATCGGCGAGGCCGGGGGGCACGCCACGATGGCTGCCGCCATGATCCCGCTCAGTTACTTCTCGATGGTGAAGGAGAAGGAGAACCTGCTCGACCTCATCATCGACCCTATCCTCAAGCGGTTCTCCAACATCGTCGGGC encodes:
- a CDS encoding DHH family phosphoesterase, with amino-acid sequence MPEAVQNVSKERIKYIILGCGSTGYNVAEELEQESEDLIIVDKDEKRVEDLRDQKYEALVRDLRDPNFMEGLPVPEIAFILANDREANLTALKTVKNRYPATYVIARATDPVSVDLLQQEGADIVLYPQEVVARTAIHHIRKLHSSRLALRLYDMLAAWEGTLCIVTHLNPDPDSISSAMALSMIARHASHNKLSCRILYEGDIGHQENRAFINLLEIKMERLTPQILSECNYVALVDSSAPGVNNELPKTARVNIIIDHHKNGEHPSAVADFVDIRPGVGATASILTQYLMELDIPVNKSVATALLYGIRADTRDFKRNVTPQDLNYAAFLLPLTDSDLLDKITSPSISQETVEIIGNAIRNRRLKSGYLFSSVGYIRNRDALPQAADMLIHLEGVNTALVYGISDQNIVISGRNKDIRLHLGNVMAEAFGPIGEAGGHATMAAAMIPLSYFSMVKEKENLLDLIIDPILKRFSNIVGLDNEGKQ